Below is a window of Neofelis nebulosa isolate mNeoNeb1 chromosome 8, mNeoNeb1.pri, whole genome shotgun sequence DNA.
TTTGGGAGCGTATGATGTGTCGGAGGAGCATTTTGGATCTGGAGTCAGAAAAATAGAGCTTGGGTCCTGCCTCTGTCCTAACCCTGAGTCACATGGCTTAACCCTGCTTCCTGTGTCTGTCCCCTGGTGTGCACAGGGGAGCTGACAGCGATGCCTTCCCTCCTTAGTTCAAGGCTGTGTGAGAACCCTCGCACACtgaaaagcacacacaaaaagtCAGCCttaattcccttttctttctagAACCACCTCTGCCCTTAGCTAATGTCAGGAATTCTTTGTGCCAAAAGAGGGTGTCTAATCTGGTCTGTGCTCTGTTGCCTATTGATTGCAGCGCAAAACTGTTGCCACAGGTTGTCTTCACAGTTTGTCCCCTTAGTTCAGTTGCTGCTTGGCAGCTTAGGGTGGAGTAGGAGCGGTGGCGCTGACCGTCCCCCCGTCCTTTGTTCAGTGCAGCCGCTGCCCAAGGGGGACCAAGTGCTGAACTTCTCCGACGCAGAAGACCTGATTGATGACAGTAAGCTCAAGTGAGTGGCTGGGGCCACAGACAGGGTACAGAGTGGagtgtgccccacccccacccccttggggTGGGCCAGAGCTCCCTGGGCAGCACTGCCCAACCTGGCCTCCTGCTGCTGAGAATCGGGCCCAGCCCACACCCAGCCTTGTGCACCGCTTGCCACTCTTAGCACCTGGTGTCTTTGCTGAGCCCCATCCcttcagcacccccccccctccccccgggaaGGAGGCTAGTCCAAGGTCAGAGGAGCAGCCTCCTGGGTTGTTCAGCTGAGAGACTGAGGAACACCCTAATGAGCCAAGTAGCACCTGATGGTAATAGCAGGTGATCCtgattcctcctccttcccccttcttcccaCAGGGACATGCGGGATGAGGTCCTAGAACATGGTAAGTGTACCCTGGTGGGGACCGTTAGGGGGTGGAAGCTCCTGCCAGCACAAAGCATCAGTACGAGGTGCTGATGACCTCAGAGCATCCCCGCTTACCACCCTGCCTCATCCCAGAGCTGACGGTGGCCGACCGGCGCCAGAAGCGAGAGATTCGACAGCTGGAACAGGAGCTGCATAAGTGGCAGGTGCTGGTCGACAGCATCACAGGTGAGGCGGCCGGggacctgggggcgggggggggaagcctgctccagctccctctgccccacccagaGCCCCTGTGCTTGCCTGGCTGGCTGCGCCCTCATTTCCCACGCCCCGGCTCCCTGCCTTCCACCCCGCGGCCCTCAGGCGGGCTCTGCGTGACACCAGCTGCTCCCCCTCGCAGGCATGAGCTCTCCTGACTTCGACAACCAGACTCTGGCGGTGCTGCGGGGCCGCATGGTGCGGTACCTGATGCGCTCCCGAGAGGTAAGGCGGGCCCGGCCCCTGCTTCCCCGGGTTTCCCTCCTCCGCCAGTCTTGTCCTCGCTGACCTGTTCTGTGTCTGGCCCCTGATCTCTCGTCTTTCCCTGACCTGTGTAGACCCATTCCTCAGGTCCCAGCCCTCACCTACCCCGTTTCCCCAGATCACCCTGGGCAGAGCAACCAAGGATAACCAGATTGATGTGGACCTGTCTCTGGAGGGTCCGGCCTGGAAGATCTCCCGGAAGCAAGGTACCGGCAGGCGGCAGTGTGGGGGTGTCCCTCCCAGCCTCTCGCTGCCCTCCGGCCCTGCAGCTTGGTCTCCATGGGAACCCGCTAGGGTTGAGCAGCTGGCATTTCAAGATCTCTAACTTGGGAGTCATGGGTGCCTTCTAGCCTGTTCCCGGGAAGCAGTGTGTGTGGGGACTGCGGGCCCTCTTCTGGCCTCCCCTGTCTCCTCATCCCTTTCGCCTCTCCATCCCCACAGGTGTCATCAAGCTGAAAAATAATGGTGATTTCTTCATTGCCAATGAGGGTCGGCGGCCCATTTACATCGATGGACGGCCTGTGCTGTGTGGCTCCAAATGGCGCCTCAGCAACAACTCCGTGGTGGAGGTGAGCTGGGAGGGAGGTGAAGAGGTCATGATGAGACCCGGGGCGTGCGAGGCCGGTGTGTGGGCCTGGCCCCCAGTCCCACCTCTGTCCTCAGCCGCTTTTCTCTCTTGCCCACAGATTGCCAGCCTGAGATTCGTCTTCCTCATCAACCAGGACCTCATTGCCCTTATTCGGGCCGAGGCCGCCAAGATAACGCCACAGTGAGGAGTGGTGGCGGGACCCGTGTGCTCTCTCTGGCCTCCGGTTCCCCTGCCATTCCAGCCCCTAGGAGCTGGGAACTCAGGCTCCTGGAAAAACCATGGTGGGCAGGAGGAGACCCAACTGGCCCATTGATCTGAGCCTCTGTGGGAGGGCAGGGCCGGTCCTTGGGAAGCCCCTCGAGGCTGGAACCCTCCGGCTTCCTTAGAGCCagagcccctccccttctctctctgcagaccaccctcctctgcccctcagaTTCCCACCTTTTCCCTTTGTCTCCAGCTGATTGGCTTCAgacttttcctttattatttttcttttgtaaataaaaagcACCGAGTTCCAAAGtagttctttttattatatatattttttaatataaaaaatgggACTGGTGAGGCAGGGACACATGCAGGGGATGGCAGAATCCCTCGGCCTCAGGCCTGTCCTCCATCCTGCAGACAGAGACAGGTCAGAGAGCAGGCTGAGGCGGGGCACCAAGATTCCCAGCTTGGGGCCTGCCCCTGAAGCGCCAGCCCACTCAGAGAGTCAGGGGCCGGGCCCTAAGTCTCGGTCTCCCTGCCCTGAGCCGGGGACCAGCACAGAGTCCTGGGGAGCGGCTGCCACTCTCTCTGCCGCCCCGAGTTCGGGCAGAGCGGCAGACGGCAGCGTGTCTGGCAACACTGGGTTCTGGGGCTGGCAGTCAGACCCCCGTGCCTTCTTCCTGGGTCCACTGGACTGTGCCAGAGCCGTGGCAGCCGATAAGCACCATCTCCAGGCTATGGGGTTCCCAGGGCAAGGCCAGGCCCCCTGACCCTGGCGGGGGCTCTCCAGTACTCGCAGCCTCAGCCTGGTTAGTGGGTTCCGGGGGCCCAGTCCTAGCCCCTTCCTCGGGGGCCGGTGAGCCAGGGGTACTGGGCTCGGGGCAGAGCTCTGCTGAGGCCGGGGGCTCTGAGTCAGAGGTGGGGGTCCAGAAAGCTGTGGCTCGAGGCCAAGGGGAACTCTGAGAGGCCGGGGGGCCCCAGGGCCAGGGTGCTAcgaggggagggggccctggaCGAGGGTGGGGCCAGGTCCCACTCAAGACAGAGGCAGCTGGGGGCTGCAGGCAGTACGAGGATGTCCCAGTGTCCACACACAGAGGCTGCAGGAGCCCAGAGGTGCCGGCTAGGCACGGCCCCTCTCCTGATGCCCGAAGGCAAGGACCCTCCCCGTGGGGCGCCAGGACTTGCTGCACAGCCTGGCGAAGTGACTGCAGACCCTCCCGCATCTGCAGCACCTGCTCAGACAGCTCTGTCACCTTTAGGGAGCGAGGCAGGAAAGAGGGCGAGGTTAGAGAGGAGTCTGGACCTCACACAACGGCAgcgcccgcccccctcccctcggctcccctccccacctccactttgcccctcacccaccgCCTGCCGCAGCTTGTCCAGTGTGTCTGTGTTCCTTGCCTCACTGGGCCCGAGGGGGACAGTGAGCAGGCCGTTTTCTGCAAAGAGTAGACTAGGGTTACCAGCCAGCACCAGGAAGAGGCCAGGCATGGGGTCCAGGCCTCTGCCCCAGTTAGCACAGACCACACTGGCCTGGCAGGGCCTGATGCCAGCCACGGCCACTTCCAGCCTTGCCCCAGTTGCCGAATTCTGCCCAAACCGCAAGGAGCCCTTGGGCACGCTGCCCCACACTTTCCCCCTCAGGACGCTGCCCTCTGCGCCTGTCCTCCAGACACACGACCGCTCCCAGGAGCTCATTACCTGGTCTGCTCTCGGGGCTGCGTGGCCTGGGGACCACTTTCAATTCTGCTTCCCCCTTAGCCCTCTATCCTCCCCAGGGTCTTAGCAACATTATCTTCTTTAACATGCACGACAACCGTACTGCAGACCAGAAGCTGGAGCGAGAACCGAGATCTTGCTGCTGGAGAGCTGACCGCAGGGATCCAAACCCCTTCCCGACCACCAAAGTGCTGGTCTTAACCACCAAAATGCCCAAACCATGCAGGCTGGGAAGGACAAGAGGCAAGAAGTCTTTACCCCACCGGTTTCTCAGGGGTGCGCAGGGCAGAGAggcagccctgcccacctgccgccgctcccccagcccccaacctCGGAGCGGGCCTCAGTACCTGGTccaggggaggggctgctgcTGCATTCCGGGCCAGGCTGCCCCACACGGAAAGAGAACTTGGGCTGGTCAGAGCCACAGCCATCCTCAATGCCATCTACTACCCTATGGACACGGGTGCCAGGACAACAAATCAATCCACGGGCAACCACTGTGGTGCCCTAGTGTCCACACACAGGAGCTCCCTGGAGTTCGGGGCCCAGGAAAGGTAACACGTGGTCCCTTTCCCTAGGAGCTTGCAGTTTTGCCGGGGGGTCCAAGCGTGAGCAACAGGACACGGCGGGAATTCTGAGCAGTAAATGGCCATGGACCAAACGGTTAGGGAGGGGCCGCAGGAAGGTGGAGTCCAGGAAGGCTTCGTGGAGGAGGCTGGGACCGGTTaggatggaaggatggacacCCAGGGGAGGAATGTGCCTGGCTGGACCCCAGGGCTATCGCCACCATCTTTGCCAGATCACAGGGGCCCAGGGCCTGATTACCTGGGGCTCAGATCCGGGGGTACATTCCACGGTACAGAGGGCAACTGCAAACCCTCTAGGCTTCGAGGGTGAACAGAGGGGCCGGCCTCAGCCTGTGAagcccctgccctgcccggcCGTCCTCTGCTCCTTAGCCTGGGCCGGGGCGCGGTTCGCCGTGGGGATAGCAACTTAGCAGCGGAAGAGGAGGATGTGCAGCCGGGGGACAGCAGGGGGCTGGAAGGCTCGTCCGCTGGGGCTGGTGAGGCCGCGGGGCCCTGCTCCCCATCCGTCTCCTTCTCCTCCAGTGTGGACATAAGGGTGTTGTCACCACTCAAGGAGCTGGTGTCTGCCTGGGGACAGTGGGGCACAGGGAACCAGCCTGGATAACCCCTACCGTGTCCCAGTCACCTGCCCCCCGTGACCTCATCTCCCTAGAAGGAGCCATCTTTGTTAAACTGGATGCCCAAGATCTCCCACCCTCGGAGGCAGAGGCTGTTACTCGTGGCGgtgaaaggaggtgggtgggggactgCTCTTCTGCTGCCACCACAAAGCCACCAAGCCCTGGAGGAATTTGCTGCCCTTCAAAATTCTAGCCAAATGTGGATACATCACCCCTCTACCTGGTCCCTCAGGCTAACCGAACTATCCGGGAGAACACAGTGCTAAAAACTGGTTTAGAACTAGTGGTAGAAGCCAGGAAAATTCGAAGCCCCTCAGAGCAGTCGTCTCTCATGGTGCGGAAGCAGGGAGAGCCGCAGGGCTCTCTTCCGAGGCAGCCTGGAGGACCAGTGCCCGGCCCTGCCCAGGGGCCCCATCCCTCACGTGTGGCCTCAGCCTCCATCCCTTAAGACTCCGCTGTGGACCAGGCCAGGCCGTCTCGGGCGGGCCGGGGAGAGCCGGCAGGGCTGGCGGAGCACGGCTGGGCTGGGCTCTAAAGGACAGCGTGGGTACGAAGGGGCAGGAGACGGGAGAGTGTAGACCCCCCATAACGTGTGGGGGTGTTAACACCAGGCCAGGCGCTCACACggctcctcccccaaccccagcctctgcccacttCACCAGccaccaccccagccccctccGCACACATTCCCGGTGCCCTCACCTCTGCGGGGCCTCCGCCGGCACCCAGGTTGTAGCTGAGCTCCCCTCGGAGGCCCCGGCTGAAGCGTGGGGCAAACTCGGGGTACAGTGCGAGACTCTCGTGCAGCCCAGTCAACTGGAGACACTGCAGGACGCAGTAGGTCAGCCCCTTTACATCAGCATTGGCCTTGACCACCTGTTCCCGCCGGGGCAGCTCACAGCCAATCAGATCACCCTTCCCTGGGAAGCGGAAGTAGAGGTCAGCAAGCCCTGCCCCTCAGCCCACGCACAGAGGGTCAAGCAGAGGCAGCTGAGCTTCCCTTGTGAGGGGAGTGGGGACTTCGGAGCCAAGACCCAGACGGCCAGAGGGGCCCAGGCTCCGGCCGACCCCCTCTCCTTATCTCTCCGGCTCCTCAGACAGACTTGGAGTGAAAAGCACTGAGGCCCAGGAGCTCAAGCACTTCCGGGATGGAAGCCACTGTCCTGAAACACACCTGAAGTTTAGCTCTGAGATTAACCGAGTGGTCAACAATTCTGGTGGTTCCGAGGCTGTCTGTAGATCGGAACCCGGGCCCCACCTCTACCTATAACATCTGCAGGAGACCCCACAATCTGGTATCTTTCAAGCCTCACAGGTGATTCAGGTGGGGTTCATCCAGGAGCCAGCAGGTTAGTGGCCAGCACGGCACAGTGAAGAGGTCAGGCAGCCACGCTTCTTCATCTCCCTGAACCCTGGTTCTTGCGGGACGGATTTTGTACTGAACTGGGTCCTGGTGCTTTCTTGATCTTACCAGAAGGTGTCAATGTAGGATTTTCCCACCACCCAGCTGGGACTGCCACCTGGCTGACAGCAATTGTAAAATGGCATCAATTAGAGTCCGTATCCCAATCTCAGAGATGTTAAATTATAGGGggaaaatgtgcattttataatCAGTGAACTAGGGTGCCTCCAATCACGGACATGTGAGGAGTAAGCGAGTTAGTGTAGGTAAAGTGACTGACACAGAGACGATCAAAGTtcgtttcttttctctccctctggacAAGAGTCCCCTGTAGATCGTTCCCAACAGAGACGGCCTGCCGTAGGCAGAGCACTCGCCGCCTTCACAAGGCAGCTCAGCCCACTGCCGGAGTTCGCAAGATTGGAAAGCGTTTCCTTACCCTCAAGGAAGAAGATGGATCACTGCCACCCTCCACCGTGGGCTGGCTCGTGCTGCCAGCAGGACTGAGCTTAGCAGCTCCTGTAAATGTTCACGGACTTTTGCTCAAACTTAAGTGTAGAAAGCATTGCtgttaaattgtattttcttggtTTCGGGCCATCCTTctggttccttctgagagctGTTTGGATCTCAATGTGCTCATCTGATGAATGAGCTCTCTCTCCTGTGTGTCATCTGGAAGTAAGAGAAGTGTGTATTTTTTGTCTTCATCCAAGAGGTGAGACAGAATTGAGAAATAGGACAAGACCAATGACAGAGCCTCCATGCCATCAGTCTCAGACCAGAGACTGCCCTCCAGTCTGGCATTGCAGCCGGAACCTCCAGCTCAGCGTTCCAGCCCCCTCAGGTCTTCCTGGTACTGTCACCCAGCCCACTTCTCTTCTCTTGCCTCCTTCCCCCACAACCGACTGTGTGTGCTTAGCTGTTAGCTCATACGCAGAGGTAGGGGCCAGAATTGACGCGACGAGCTGCACGGTGAGCCTCAGCGGCCAGCAGCAGGCAGGAGGCCCCTGGATGTCCAGCgaaggaggcaggtgggggcaggagtGAAGGCAAAGCAGAAAACCAGGTTGTGGGGAACCGGGCATACATCGGGGCACCCGGAGCCATCAAGTCAACAGAGGAAACAATTCCTCTGGAACGTGTGTGCAGGCACAGGATGGATCAAAGGTGGCAAAAGCTCCAGTGCTGGGGACGCAGGCAGTGAGGTGAAGGTGGCGGTCATTCTTGAGGCTCGTCTTAATAGTGAACAGGATTATTCTGCAACCTGGTGCGTGGCAGCAGTGAGGAGATGTTCTTACAGGACCAATGCCAGCTCCCAGCCACACTGCTTCCTCGGCTCCGAGATGAAAACCATCTGTTTAATAATCCGCTCGTCAGTCTTGACCAGTCTGCAATTGTCAAAATCTGTCTGTTTGCCCTTCCGAATCTCTCCAGTTCTCCAGCATTTCTCAAGGACTGCCAGCCATATGTGAGGGACCATAATTCCGTTTACTGGGAGTCCTGGCATAAAAGGCATCTAGGTCGGGAAGCCAAACTCCCAGAAGACTCAAGGTGAAAGGTGTGGCAGCCTCTCACCTCTCTTACCTCCAAGACCCCCTTgatggtatttctttttcctgttggtAGATCATCCTCCtcgggggagcggggagggacGCACAGTAGCTTCTGGGCATCTAGTCTTCTTAATTCTCCAGGTTGGTGACAAACCTCAGCCCCTCCAGGCGTCAGCCACCCCCACGGTGAGTCTACAAGCATTTGGCCAAGGGTTCACCTCCCTTCCATCCCTGTTGTGAGGCCCTCCATTACCCAAACAGGTCACAGAGTTCCTGCCTGCTGGGGTCGCTGCTGGGAGCCTCCCACAGCCACGGACACCCTCAGCTCTGTGTTTCCAGGAATGCTTTGCGTGTGCCTTCCTAAAGCCCGGTGTGTACAGCCTGTCATCCTGAAATCGTGCCCTTCCTTGGGGACACGGCGCTCCCTTGATCAGAGCTCCTGAAAGCACAGTGTTTGAAGCCTTAGGGTTGGCAGACTAGGTTCTAACCCCACCAGCCAATTCATGAACCTCTCCAAGCCTCCTGCTCCTTCCGTGCAGAACAGGCACGACACCAGTGCCTCTGCCAGGGGTTTTGTGAGGTTTGTGTGAGCTGAAACACCTAAGGGCCAGCCCCGCAGTGAGACCCTTGGGATCAGCATTATTCTGACGTCCATCCCACAACTGCAATCTCTTCTTCCTTGTCCAGGGACTCGACCCATTTCCACCTCTTTCTTTTGCCAAGAAGGGAAGTATATAGGCAGAGTCCGAGCCCTGCTGTTGCCCGCTGGGGCCCCGGGCCTGCTCTGTGACCAGCCCTAGGAAAGCACAACCCCCCTCTCCCCTGACCTGGTGGAGGGGCCCCACAAGAACAGCTCTCATTCCCTTCTTGCAGCCCTGCCTAAGCACTCTCTCCAACACTGCCATGCCTAgcatttgatttttctccttggCAGGAACTGCTGATCCCTCCCATCCCCTCATAGGCTGCAGGCTGGTGGTCCTCCACTCACTCAGGGAGCCTTGAACACCTCCTTGTGTTGCCACCTGGTGGTCACTGGGTCCGCTTTGAGCTTTGTCTGCTTGGAGCTTTGCACCATGGCTTCTCCTGACTCCGTCCTGGCTGTTTCTCCGCGGGTGGCTTTGCCTGTGCCCCCTGTCCACGTTTCTGCTGATGGGGCCCTggttccacccacctcccccaaaACCCCCgcttcctctcctgccctcacAAACCTAGGATGGCAAGTACGGTGCCGCCCTTGAGCACCTCCATGGAGCCGGAGCAGACAAAGTAGAGGGCCTGGAGAGCGTCCCCTTGGTGGATGAGGTACTCGCCAGGCGTGCAGAAGGCGGGACGCAGGGCCAGGGACAGTGCCCGCAGGCAGCCACGGCTCGCGGCCTCAAACAGAGGCAGCTGCAGAACCTCCTTGTGCAAGTGCATGGCGATGTCTGCGCGAAGCTCGTCTGGGAGGCTCTGCAGCAGCTGCAggggggaagcaggtggggaggtTAGTGGTGGCAGAATGCAAGGCAGCCTCCAGCCAGCCCTCTTTACATCCATCCCACTGGCCTTAGGAGCAAGGGGAAGTGTGGGAGGGACCTGAGGCTCCGTGCCTGTAGCCTGTACCGGCAGTGCAGGAGGctgcctctgcccccctcccatcaCTTTAGCCCACCGTGAGCTGCTTGGCTTTCCTCCTccagcccagagctggatgtCGGTGAGCAGAGCCTCCAGGCCTAACAAGGGTGGAGAAAGGCCTTCAAGGCTTTTTGACTGCGCTCTGCCCCATGCTACTGCCCACTCCCGGGGAGCAGAAGCCAGAATTTTGCGTTCCTTGCCCCCCCAGCCCACTCCTGGGAATATTAGGCCAAGCGCATACTCCTGGAAGGAGCAAAGGCTGGAAGGGCCAGCCCTGGAGGCCTGCGCACCTCAGTGGTGTCGATACCGTTGTTCACAGCCCACGTCGCCTGGAAATACTCGAGCATGCGCTGCTTGAGGGGCTTGGGGATGCGGTGGATGCGGATGTAGTCTCGGAGGTCACGGGTGCGGCTGTGGTACAGAAAGCGGCGGGCGTACATGCGCTGGATGATGGCCGTCACGTTCCCAAACACCACCGCGTGCatcagggctggggagggtggcGAGAGGGGGTCACCTCCAGGCCCGGCCTGACACCATGCTGGACAcatctgtcctccctcccaccatccaAGTCTCCTAGGCAAGACACGGGCCGCTGTGTGGCAGGGAGTCCTGCAGCCACATGGGACTCCCCTGGCCCTGGCTCTGTGTTCCTTCAGTCTCCCAAAGCAGAAGAACCTCTGAGAAGGACCTTGGGGCcctggggggaggcggggagttGGGGCCACCTGGAGCCACAAGTCTGAGAGTGGGCCCAGGACAGGGAGAGCAGCAGGCCTCACCGCCAATGAGCATGGTGCAGATGGAGAAGATCTTCTCGGTGTCCGTGTTGGCGGACACGTTGCCGAAGCCCACGCTGGTGAGGCTGCTGAGCGCGAAGTAGAGGGAGGTGATGTAGGCGCTGCGTAGCGAGGGGCCGCCCAGGAGCTCCAGCCCCGTCCTGTTGGCCTCCCCGCTGACGCTGCTACAGTTGTCGTTCTGGCCGGAGCTGTTCCCTGCCACAGGGCTGCGGCCCACCAGGTAGTAGGGGGTCTCGAGTCGGCGGGCCAGCTCCTGCagccagcctggggaggggacagggcacACCTAAGCAAGTGGAACGGCACTGCCACACCACAGGCGCACGTGTGCCCACTGCTTCCCCCGGGGCAGGGGCCATGTGGatgcagacccccccccccatatcttcCCACCACTTTCCTCCTCTGCCGGTCCAGCACACCCTGTCCACCCCCTCAACCCTGACCAAGACAAGCACGTGAGGACGAGGCTGTCGTCTCTCCAGCCGGCGTCTGCTGGTGCCGAGAAGGGAGCAAGGCGCATTGCACCCTCTCTCCCGTGGCTGCCACTGATCCCAGCCAACGGGCCGGCTGGAGGAGCACAGGGCCCACACCGGACAGTCTTGTTCCCAGGGACGGAGAGGTGAGGCCACCTCCTCTGCCCTGTCCACCCAGActcctcttgctctttctctgggCTCACCTGCTCCCAAAGGCTGcttccccctcacccctcccacgACCACACAAACCACCCAACCCCATGTTCGCATTCTCAAGCACACCGTGGACACGTGCATACGCACCATCAAGGCCACAGACGTGCTCTGCAGTTGAGAGGATGAGGACACACACGTATGAGCACATTCACAGGTGCACAGCCACAGCCACTCACACAGGAAAAGCCTGAGCGCACTTGGGAGAGAGACAAGGGCACACAGGTGCTTGCACTCAGACAGCCAGGTAGGCGAGGCGAACACGAGCACACAGGTAAGCACACTCAAAGGCCACAAACAGGCAGGcacctgtgcacacacagagGCTCCTGAGCACACATGCAGACATGGGTCAGCCTGGGACACTGGGCAGAAGCTGAGAGTGCCCCAGTTCCCCCCATCAATCCCACACTCTCTGGCTTGGACTTGGCAGGAGGTGGAGCTGAGTACTGGGCTCTCTCAGGAGCTCTGGCTACCCACAGTCACTCTGAGCCCAGCTGGAAGCTTGTGGGAACTCTAGGGTGTTGGATGGGGGTTCCTGGGGTCCACAGAGGTCCCAGGGATCCTGGCAGAACCGGGGGTCACggggagcaagggagagagggctGATCTAGGGTGGAGACACAGAaggcaggtgcagagagggggCTCAGGGTCTGTGGCTGCAATGGACCTCACCTCTCCACAtgcgctctgcccctcccaccttgaCACACCCAGCGTCCCTGCTCCACACTCTCCCTGCcatctctatgcccctcctcacccccagacCTGTTTATTCAGCGATCTCACAAACATGTGCCTCATGCACAACACCCGAGGGCCATgtgatggggctcaaactgacatgCTATGGGTTAGGGCTAGAGGGCTCCCTAGAAGAGAGGACATTGGTGTTTGGTCTCCAAGGATGGCTAGAGTTTTGACTCAGAGAAACTGAGAGAAGGTTGTTACCGATCTAGGGAAGGACATATTGGGCCATCCCTAGGGATGGTGACACGTGCAAGCAGTCGCTCAGCTTAGCTGGAGTGTGCGGTTCATACAGATGTGTCAAGGCC
It encodes the following:
- the KCNH3 gene encoding potassium voltage-gated channel subfamily H member 3 isoform X2, with amino-acid sequence MPAMRGLLAPQNTFLDTIATRFDGTHSNFVLGNAQVAGLFPVVYCSDGFCDLTGFSRAEVMQRGCACSFLYGPDTSELVRQQIRKALDEHKEFKAELILYRKSGGGRRRYGRAGAKGFNANRRRSRAVLYHLSGHLQKQPKGKHKLNKGVFGEKPNLPEYKVAAIRKSPFILLHCGALRATWDGFILLATLYVAVTVPYSVCVSTAREPSAARSAPSVCDLAVEVLFILDIVLNFRTTFVSKSGQVVFAPKSICLHYVTTWFLLDVIAALPFDLLHAFKVNVYFGAHLLKTVRLLRLLRLLPRLDRYSQYSAVVLTLLMAVFALLAHWVACVWFYIGQLEIESSASELPEIGWLQELARRLETPYYLVGRSPVAGNSSGQNDNCSSVSGEANRTGLELLGGPSLRSAYITSLYFALSSLTSVGFGNVSANTDTEKIFSICTMLIGALMHAVVFGNVTAIIQRMYARRFLYHSRTRDLRDYIRIHRIPKPLKQRMLEYFQATWAVNNGIDTTELLQSLPDELRADIAMHLHKEVLQLPLFEAASRGCLRALSLALRPAFCTPGEYLIHQGDALQALYFVCSGSMEVLKGGTVLAILGKGDLIGCELPRREQVVKANADVKGLTYCVLQCLQLTGLHESLALYPEFAPRFSRGLRGELSYNLGAGGGPAEADTSSLSGDNTLMSTLEEKETDGEQGPAASPAPADEPSSPLLSPGCTSSSSAAKLLSPRRTAPRPRLRSRGRPGRAGASQAEAGPSVHPRSLEGLQLPSVPWNVPPDLSPRVVDGIEDGCGSDQPKFSFRVGQPGPECSSSPSPGPENGLLTVPLGPSEARNTDTLDKLRQAVTELSEQVLQMREGLQSLRQAVQQVLAPHGEGPCLRASGEGPCLAGTSGLLQPLCVDTGTSSYCLQPPAASVLSGTWPHPRPGPPPLVAPWPWGPPASQSSPWPRATAFWTPTSDSEPPASAELCPEPSTPGSPAPEEGARTGPPEPTNQAEAASTGEPPPGSGGLALPWEPHSLEMVLIGCHGSGTVQWTQEEGTGV
- the KCNH3 gene encoding potassium voltage-gated channel subfamily H member 3 isoform X1; translation: MPAMRGLLAPQNTFLDTIATRFDGTHSNFVLGNAQVAGLFPVVYCSDGFCDLTGFSRAEVMQRGCACSFLYGPDTSELVRQQIRKALDEHKEFKAELILYRKSGLPFWCLLDVIPIKNEKGEVALFLVSHKDISDTKNRGGPDNWKETGGGRRRYGRAGAKGFNANRRRSRAVLYHLSGHLQKQPKGKHKLNKGVFGEKPNLPEYKVAAIRKSPFILLHCGALRATWDGFILLATLYVAVTVPYSVCVSTAREPSAARSAPSVCDLAVEVLFILDIVLNFRTTFVSKSGQVVFAPKSICLHYVTTWFLLDVIAALPFDLLHAFKVNVYFGAHLLKTVRLLRLLRLLPRLDRYSQYSAVVLTLLMAVFALLAHWVACVWFYIGQLEIESSASELPEIGWLQELARRLETPYYLVGRSPVAGNSSGQNDNCSSVSGEANRTGLELLGGPSLRSAYITSLYFALSSLTSVGFGNVSANTDTEKIFSICTMLIGALMHAVVFGNVTAIIQRMYARRFLYHSRTRDLRDYIRIHRIPKPLKQRMLEYFQATWAVNNGIDTTELLQSLPDELRADIAMHLHKEVLQLPLFEAASRGCLRALSLALRPAFCTPGEYLIHQGDALQALYFVCSGSMEVLKGGTVLAILGKGDLIGCELPRREQVVKANADVKGLTYCVLQCLQLTGLHESLALYPEFAPRFSRGLRGELSYNLGAGGGPAEADTSSLSGDNTLMSTLEEKETDGEQGPAASPAPADEPSSPLLSPGCTSSSSAAKLLSPRRTAPRPRLRSRGRPGRAGASQAEAGPSVHPRSLEGLQLPSVPWNVPPDLSPRVVDGIEDGCGSDQPKFSFRVGQPGPECSSSPSPGPENGLLTVPLGPSEARNTDTLDKLRQAVTELSEQVLQMREGLQSLRQAVQQVLAPHGEGPCLRASGEGPCLAGTSGLLQPLCVDTGTSSYCLQPPAASVLSGTWPHPRPGPPPLVAPWPWGPPASQSSPWPRATAFWTPTSDSEPPASAELCPEPSTPGSPAPEEGARTGPPEPTNQAEAASTGEPPPGSGGLALPWEPHSLEMVLIGCHGSGTVQWTQEEGTGV
- the KCNH3 gene encoding potassium voltage-gated channel subfamily H member 3 isoform X3; its protein translation is MQRGCACSFLYGPDTSELVRQQIRKALDEHKEFKAELILYRKSGLPFWCLLDVIPIKNEKGEVALFLVSHKDISDTKNRGGPDNWKETGGGRRRYGRAGAKGFNANRRRSRAVLYHLSGHLQKQPKGKHKLNKGVFGEKPNLPEYKVAAIRKSPFILLHCGALRATWDGFILLATLYVAVTVPYSVCVSTAREPSAARSAPSVCDLAVEVLFILDIVLNFRTTFVSKSGQVVFAPKSICLHYVTTWFLLDVIAALPFDLLHAFKVNVYFGAHLLKTVRLLRLLRLLPRLDRYSQYSAVVLTLLMAVFALLAHWVACVWFYIGQLEIESSASELPEIGWLQELARRLETPYYLVGRSPVAGNSSGQNDNCSSVSGEANRTGLELLGGPSLRSAYITSLYFALSSLTSVGFGNVSANTDTEKIFSICTMLIGALMHAVVFGNVTAIIQRMYARRFLYHSRTRDLRDYIRIHRIPKPLKQRMLEYFQATWAVNNGIDTTELLQSLPDELRADIAMHLHKEVLQLPLFEAASRGCLRALSLALRPAFCTPGEYLIHQGDALQALYFVCSGSMEVLKGGTVLAILGKGDLIGCELPRREQVVKANADVKGLTYCVLQCLQLTGLHESLALYPEFAPRFSRGLRGELSYNLGAGGGPAEADTSSLSGDNTLMSTLEEKETDGEQGPAASPAPADEPSSPLLSPGCTSSSSAAKLLSPRRTAPRPRLRSRGRPGRAGASQAEAGPSVHPRSLEGLQLPSVPWNVPPDLSPRVVDGIEDGCGSDQPKFSFRVGQPGPECSSSPSPGPENGLLTVPLGPSEARNTDTLDKLRQAVTELSEQVLQMREGLQSLRQAVQQVLAPHGEGPCLRASGEGPCLAGTSGLLQPLCVDTGTSSYCLQPPAASVLSGTWPHPRPGPPPLVAPWPWGPPASQSSPWPRATAFWTPTSDSEPPASAELCPEPSTPGSPAPEEGARTGPPEPTNQAEAASTGEPPPGSGGLALPWEPHSLEMVLIGCHGSGTVQWTQEEGTGV